The window CAATCACGAATTCCCGCAAAGCTTCCTTGTCTTGACTGAATATAATGACACGCAGATTCCATTGTTCCTGTCGCATCTTCAATGTTTGCAAAAAGGAGATCCAGACTATCAAGATCTTCATCAAAAATGTACTTATAACGAAATCCTTTCTTCTCTTCTATCAGTTCATCAACATAATTTTTCTGGGCGTATGTGTTGGAAAAGTCTTCCTGCTCATACGGAAAAAAATATTTTACGTTTTCAAAAGGTTTCGGTTCAATACCAAGCTCCTCATATCGTTTGGCATCTGTTTCTGTAAATTGGTCAGAATCGGGTCTCTTGTCCAGCGTCAGCAAATCTCGACCTTTAACGTTGATGACAACAAACGCAACCGATTCGTCACCAAACGGTTTGTCCTCTCCAATTTGGCTCATTCGATGCTGGATACCTTTTAACAAAAACATTGGAATGTAAAAAAAATAACTTCCCGATTTGCTCCACTGCTGTAAAATATCCTGTATTATGAAAACAGCACATTACACATCAGAAGTAGAGGAAGGCATGCAGCTATTTGCAGCAACACTTAATGAACGAGATTTTCGTCGCTATGCGGCAATCGAAGCTCTAAAGTTGGGGCACGGCGGTATTAGCTACATTTCAAAGTTGTTATCCCTTGATCCCAAAACAATTTCTAAAGGAATCAAGGAGATTTTAAAAAAACATTAAATCATGAATATATCAGGAAGCCTGGAGGCGGTCGTTCGTATATTGATGAGAAATATCCCAATATTCACAAGGTTTTTCTGTCGATAATTAAAGAACATACCGCTGGATGCCCGATGAATGATGACATTCGCTGGACGTATCTAACCCACCACGAAATTGTCGAAAAATTAGCGAAGAAAAAAATCTTTATTAGCTCTCCCACTGTTGCTGATTTACTCAAGTTTCATGGCTTTAAAAAGCGTAAAATGAGCCAATGCAAGACAATCAAAGATGTTGAAAACAGAGATGAACAATTCATAAATATAGAGAGACTACGTAATATCTACACCCAAGCAGGAGAACCAGTTGTCAGTGTTGACAGCAAGAAAAAGGAACCGTTTGGCAGTTTGTATCGAGAAGGTGAAGTCTATTCAACAAGTTCCCCTGAAGTATATGATCATAGCTTTGCTTCCTTGCAAACCGGTTTATCCGTACCTCATGGCATTTTTGATATCAATAAAAATAAAGCATGTGTTAACATAGGGTTGTCTCGCGATACCGCCGAGTTTTTCTATGACAGTATGGTTTTGTGGTGGGAGACTTATGGAAAGATTGAGTACCCTGATGCTAGAAAATTGTTAATTCTTTGTGATGGTGGTGGTTCAAATGGTTGCAGACATTATGTTTTCAAGGAAGCTGTGCAAAAATTAGCCAATACGCTTGGTCTTAGTATTCGTATTGCCCATTATCCGGCCTATTGCTCAAAATATAACCCCATAGAACACAGGGTTTTCCCTCATATAACCAGAGCGTTATCCGGTGTTGTCCTGGATAGTGTACAGACAGTGAAATCTTTGATTGAGAGTAGGGCAAAAACAAAAAAAGGTTTAGAAACCTACGTGAATATAGTGGATAAAATCTACGAAACGGGCAAAAAGGCGTCGGAGTTGTTTATGGAGAATATGCCTATCGTTTTTGACCAGTTCCTGCCGAAATGGAATTATAAGGCCGTGCCAGTTTTTTGAAATCGGGAAGTTATTATTTTTTTGTTCCATTGCATATGATGTTTTGGCAGCAAGCCCGGAAATACCACTTATATTTAAATGCGCCCCCTCCGGTCCTATTAAAAATTTCCCGTTAAAATTAACCGGCAACAAAACCTGTTCATTTTTATTTTTCGAGTACATCTGGATATATCCACACGGCAACGCATTCTGCACATTCGCCAGTCCCAACGCCTCGCTAACCTCCTCGTTATTGGCGAGTCTTACTTGGCTGCCGTCTTGGACAGGTGTATAAATTGCTTTGGTATTCTTAACTACGCTGGCCTTAATATAGTTCATACCGACTCGTCGAGTTGGAGCGGGCGTATCGACCTCGCCGAAGTCGTTCGAAATAAAAGCTCCCATATATCCAGGTGTATCGGTGATATGATTTATTTCTTCAATAACACCGTATGTCTTCGATCCCTTCAAATGCTCTACGACAACCACGTCAAATGGATCAAGGATGCATTCTGGGGATGTCCAGAAATAAAATTCATCAATGGTGGTCGGCTTGTTTTCAAGTGCTGTGACTTTTCCGATAACTTTCATAATAGTTGGGCAGGTTAGAGGAGATGCATAATTACATGATCACTTAGACGACGGCTCTTCAAGCAACGTTCTGTCAAGTGTATCGGATATAGGTGGTTAGCCCATCGCTGATCACTTCCATAGCAGGTGGGATTGCGTTCCCAAACAATATGTGCTGAAATAGTGTTAATCTCATCACTCTCCAAACCATCCCTCACGGTTCTGTCATCCACTAAGAGCCTTTCAACTTTTACAACGCCATCAAAAGGACTTACAGTATGTTTAATATGACGAATCCTGACATACCAAGCAGCGAAATGAACTGCACCGCCTTCTCCAGTGGCAACATTCGATTTAAATTTAAAAGCAGGGGTACGATGGTAGAGTGGAAGTTGTGCAATTAATGAGGCGTTCGATTTTCCCTTTTGATCGCAACTCTTTTCAGGATTAAATCTTTTGGAAACACCGATTACGCAATTATAATTACTTTTCAACTGAGAAATATCCTTAAATGATCCCCGCTTAATATTTTTATATTCAAGAGAGCCATCTTTAATCAGCATGTTGCCTGGAGTTAAAACCCGTTCTTCTTTCACCAGCCAATTTACAAACTCTTTCTCCATACCCAGCATTTCATCATGCAGGTTAGAAATCGCCAGATCTGCATAATCTCTGCCACTCAAGTCAGGATAAGAAATGATTTTATAGAGAGAAAGATCAAGTCTTTTTAATGAGGATTCAGCATTAATTTTGTCACATAAATTTCTAAAAAAAATACTCTTTTTCCCCCCGTCCTGATCAGCAACTGAAGGAACAGCAAGTATTAGTCTATTATCAGTACGGAAATTCTTAATATATCCTTCGATATTACGCCGACAACACGACGCACCGATTTGACCAAGCAATATTGGATAAACTCGATTATTGTATTCAATATCGTCTAACTTGTAGACTCGGCGAGAACCATCAAGAAAAAAAGAAAATAAGGGAACCTGTAGCTTAGAAATCGTCTCAACAGGCTTTCGTAAATCAATCCACTTTTTATGCCTTTCGGTTTCACCATACTTATCGAAAACAAAATCTCTTTCTTTTTCATGGAAAGGCTCAGGCGCTAAGTCTGCTTCACAGCAATACCGATGAGTAGAATAGCTTTTCCCGTAAGTTTCTTGCTCAAATATTTTTAGAGGGCTTACCTCTTTTACCGTCCTTTTCATCTTGAACTATCTAGCATAATGTTATTCGAAAATTAACGATAAAAATCCCTCATCCCCTGCTGCGCCAGCACCAAAGCAGCAGTCTCCACCTTCGCCCTCAGAATACAGGGACTCAGAGATACTGTCAAAAACTCCATCTCGGGAATGTTCCCGTTTTGAACAGTGCCTATCCATTACCCCCAAGAACAGCATCGACAATGGCGTCAATTTCACAAGGATTAATTGACGTCTTTATCTCTTGTACCTGTTTCCCGATTTCCTTCACCTGTTTCCGTGTTGGAAATCTCATCACTCTAATTTCAGTAGCATTTACCTGCGTATTCCCCGAAATACACCTGAAATATTTATCCATAAAGGAAGAGTTAAAAACTGCTGCAAGACCATACGCTTCAAGGCTGGTTAAATTCTCTTCAGACAACCCGATATAATTTATCTTATTCCCGAAACCGATTACTCTACAATCATGAGCATTTTCAAAGTGAACTCCGGAAACTAATCGACGTTTTTCATCTTTTGATGAAAAACGTTTTAACAAAACAAACGTCCCGTTTTTCATCGTATGTTTTTCATGCCCTTCATCAAGAATGAGCGACACGTCTTTTTTATGATTACCCGTCCATAGTGCTGTTAACGGAGTAACATTATGAGGACGATAAAGCGGTACGGAATGCGGCAGGTTCGTTTCCTCCGAAATATACTTCCGAGCTCTATGCTCGACGACTCGACCTGTCGAAATGAAATAACCAGCACGCTCAAAAGTAGTTGGAAGAGTTTCAGCTAGCCGTAATATATCAGCTTCATTCGATGACTCAGGGATACGGATAATTCGCTGGTCATTTGAAGGATCAATAATAAGTTCAGACGGGTATTGTTCTTCATCTGCGATATTGATATTGGCATCGCAGTCACTTGAACGAACAGTAACTCTTTTTTGCTTTTTTCCTTTAATAAAATGACAAATAATATTTTCCTGAAGAACTGCGGAATGGCTATCTCTGAACACCTTATCACGATGTTTGAAAATATGTATCAGGTCGAGTGCCGATTCTGTTAACAAATATGACCGGAACCCCTTGAAATATAATCCATTAGTAAAACTACGCGGTGTAATCGTTATCATCTGCCCCCCCTCTTTCATACATGCCATAACAATAGCCATGAAGGAAGCATAAATATTCGGATCACCATGATAAAGATCAGCCGCCACCTTTGCATAAGGCGACTTTGTCACACTACACTTAAAGTATGGAGGATTAATAACAGAAATATCAAAATCACGAGAAAGTGGCTCTTTATCCGGGCGTGCAAGAACAAAATCTTCGCAACGTATTTCAAAGCTGAATAATCTGTCTTGTCGGGTAAAGGTATCCTGCACGATCATTAAGGTTTGCTCTAGGTTCGGCAGGGCTTCACAATCCACTTCATAGAGCGTTGCGTGAACTGTTTTGTAACCAAGGTCTAAACACCGTAAGGCAGCTGAAACCGTGAGTATGCCTGTTCCGGCCCCGGCATCTAATATGCGTACAGCTTTGGCTTTGCTCTTCGACTTACTTATCAAAGAAGCCATATACTCAGACACAACGGAGCCTGTAAAGAACTGCCCTAACGCTTTACGATCATCTAAAGACTTTTTTTGTAAAAATTCAGCCTGAAGACCGGCAATATTATCTTTCGGCTCAAAGAGCGATTGCTGATACAAAGTTTTCCCTCTATCTCACATCATTTTCCAGTCGTTAGTTCCCGCCCTCAAAGAGGAAGTGAAAATGCTTTTTTAACGCAACGCGAGATTCCCCATCTCCTGCTGCGCCAGCACCACCGCAGCCAAGGCAGCAGTTTCCGCCCGCAAGATACGCGGCCCCAGCGAGACCGTTGCAAATCTGTCCTCCTCTGCATAGGCAACCTCATCAGGATGAAAACCACCCTCCGGCCCGATCAACACCAGCACGGGCTGTCCGTTGCCCAAGTCAAGAGCGGAAAAAGGCGTCCCCGCCTCGTTCTCCCAAGGCATGATCCTATGTCCCTCTTCCGGAAAGGGAATTTCTTTCAGGGCAACCGGCGCACAAATCTGCATCGGGATCGGCCTACGGCATTGCTTACAGGCCTCGAGCATAATCCGCTGCCAGCGTTCGAGCTGCTGCCCAGCCTTGCCCGGATTTTCACAGTAGCGGGTAATCACCGGAAGAAAGGTATGGACGCCGAGTTCCGTGGCCTTTTGCACTAACAGGTCCATCTTTTTTCCCTTCAGCACGGCCTGGGCCAGGGTCAGGGAAACGCCATCGTTGGAGGCATCCTGCCGGGACAGCACCTGAAAGACCACCTCTTTCGCACTGACCCGAGTAATCTCCCCGAAAACCACAGCCCCTCTGCCATCGAAAAGCTCAGCACTGTCACCAACCTGCATCCGCAGGACATTACGGATATGATGGGCCTCAGGCCCGGTGACCAGGACCAGCTCTTCCTCTTCCTGGACCACCGGATCATAAAAAAAACGTCGCATAAAAAAGCTTATTTCCTTTTTGAACCTTTTTTCTTCGACCCTTTCTTCCTTTTCGACCCCTTCCTCTTTTTCGATCCCTTCTTTTTTGATCCTTTGGACCACCCTTGTTCAACATAGTGAACGATAATGGTGGGGATCTCATTTCGGAGAATCAGAAAAAATCTGGAACCGGGATAAATCTCATACGAGTTAAAAATAGCCTGCCACCCTCTGGAGTGGTGTTCTCTATAGCGCTGAAGAACCCGTTTGAGAGGGGCGCCAGTCATATGAGAAAATTGCAACACAAGCAGGACATCAGCAGGGGACATCCGGCGCTTATGAATCAAGCGCCTAACTCTCTGCGCAGGTACCTGATAGGCATTGCAGAGATCCGTGATATAGACATCTAGTCGTACTTCGCTGACAGTGTTTAACTTTGTCAGGAACTGATCAAACTGGACATCGCCGGTGTTCATGACAACGGTGTTAACAGTATTAACGGTGTTGACCGTAACATTATTCGTGACTCGGGTTTGATTTGCCTGAGCAGAAAACACGCTAAGGATACAGAGCGACAGGGTGAACAACACAATTTTTTTCATTAGAATGACTCCTGAAGAATAAAAGTAAGGAAAAGAGAAAAAAGCCCCTTATGACGAGACACCATCCCTAAACAGCCCTAAACATCCCTAAAGGGAGAGGGCTTCGGCACAACAACTTTTTTCCTCCACCTCTCCAAAATAGAACACAAAATCACTGTCCGCCGCGCACCAGGCGGACCGCATAGTTAAAGCCGCAGGGGTAGATGTTGGAAAGGCCATTAGAGAAAATGACTCCCCACGCGCCACCCGAATTGCCAGCATCCAGAGACTCGGACCAGAGAGCTGAACTCGGCGTATTTGGGAAACGGGTAAGATTAATTGCAGGATCAGAGCATTGCTCCTCGACGATGGAGTGCAGCTCGTCGATATTAGGCAGCCGCCAGTCCTTGTAGCCAGCAAAACCGCCCTTGGCATTGATTGCACCAGGCTGCTGCAAAGCCCCCTGCCATGTGAAGTTACTTGGCGAGCTGGTCTTGCAGTTATCTTTCTCAGCCCCTTCAAGGCATTGCTTCCACATCAGGCCGGTTTTACTGTCCGTGATTGTGCCATCAAGGTTGTCAATCAGCTGACTGTCCGGGGTTGAGGCCGGAATGGACGTCGGTTTGCAAATCTGAGTAGCATGGGTGGTTGCGACGAAAAACATGCAGCAGAGTATCAAGAAAAATACTCGCATAATATGGCTCCTGGTTGAAAGAAAAAGGGGGAAGTATGGTTGTTGCAATAGTGCCGCGACGTAGGTCGCGTTTCAGATCCCCCTGCGTGCGCACTATCACCTTGCGGATTAAACAACGAAATACCTGACTACTACTGAAGCCCTACCGGGGACAGGCGGCCGGTCAAAGGAGAAACTGCACGGGCTGTCTATTTGAGCACTGGGGAAGACGCAGTGAAAAGAACGCTACCTAAGATTGGCAGACTGGCAAACGACAGAACTTTGGCGTACTGTTTTCGCGTTCCCTCCTCCTTATGTGATAACATAAATGCCGAACTGCCAGAAAATATTACCCTAGCCAACAATATAAAACAACGAACAAAAAAACCGTAGCCCTGTATACCTACAGAAACTACGGCTTTTCTCTTCTTCATACCCTATGAAGATGCATCAACACCCGCCGATGCCTCACCCTTTTTTCGCTGGGGCGGCCTGCTTGTCTTCCACCGGGGGAATGGGAGCAATATAGCCGCGATGGACCTTGATCCGGACCCCGTCCGTGATCTCCAGGGTCACGGCGCTGTCGGTTAAGCCAGTGATTTGCCCGTGGACACCGCCTCCGGTCATCACCTTATCCCCTTTTTTCAGGTTGGTGAGAAAATCCTGCTGCTCCTTGGCCTTCTTTTGCTGCGGACGAATAAGCAGAAAATAAAAAACAATAAAGATCAGGATGAGCGGGATAAACTGGGCAATACCTCCTCCAGCTGGTCCTGCGGCTCCTGCTCCCTGTGCGTAGGCGACTCCAATCATGGAAATAAATCCTCCAAAGATAATTCTTCTCGTGGTTATATGAAAGTGTCGGGAGAAAAATTCATTAGATCCTCCCGATAAACTTTCACTTTTTATTGTTCCGACCCAGAGGGCCGGAATAGGTATTTATATAAAAGTGTGGGCATCTCCCTTGAGTTACCCAATCTAACTTCCACTTTTTCCCACCCAGGAAGGGCGAAATGCATATTACTGTGGGCTCTCCCGCTGGGCATAAAATTTCCGCCGAAAATCCAAAAAGCGATCTTCCGCAATGGCCTGACGCATATCAGCCATCAATGTGCAGTAATAATGCAGGTTATGAATGCTATTCAACTGATAGGCCAGGATCTCCCGGCATTGAAAAAGATGACGCAGATAGGCCCGGGAATAATGACGACAGGTATAACAGGTACACTGCTCATCCAAGGACCGGTGATCTTCCCGATATTGACTGTTTTTTATAACAACTCTGCCCTGGGAAGTAAAGAGCATTCCATTGCGGGCATTGCGGGTGGGCATAACGCAATCAAACATATCCACGCCCCGAAAGACACCCTCAACCAGATCCTCCGGCGTGCCAACCCCCATGAGATACTTAGGATGGCTATCCGGCAGCAGATGCACCGAGGCATCCAGCATCTCGTGCATCAGCTCTTTGGGTTCGCCCACGGAGAGGCCCCCCATTGCATAGCCATCAAAACCAATTTCGATCAGTTCCTCTGCCGCTGGTTTGCGAAGCTCCGGGTACATCCCCCCTTGCAGAATACCGAACAGTAACTGGCCGGTATTTGTCTGGGCATCCCGACTTCGTTTGGCCCAGCGAGCCGTCAGAGCGGTGGCTTTCTGGGCCTCGTCATAGGTGGCAGGATAGGGAATGCAGGTATCCAAAACCATCATAATATCTGAGCCCAAGGCCTCCTGGACCTCAACCGCCTTTTCCGGACTGAGGAAAAGCTTGGCCCCGTCCATATGAGAACGAAAGGTAGCTCCTTCTTCGGTGATTTTGGCCAGCTCCTTCAAGCTGAATATCTGAAACCCACCGGAATCGGTAAGGATAGGCTTATCCCAATGCATGAAACCGTGCAGCCCGCCAAAGCTGCGCACCAACTCATGACCGGGACGAATAAAAAGATGATAGGTGTTGCCCAGGATGATCTGGGCCCCGAGTTCTTCCAGGTTTTCCGGGGTCACCGCCTTGACCGTCCCCAAGGTTCCAACCGGCATAAAGATAGGGGTTTCAAAGCTTCCGTGCAGGGTTTGCACCTGCCCGCAACGGGCCGGACATTCGCTTGACTGATGCAGAAGGGTATACGGTGATAAAACGGCATTTTTTGCTGGCATGGCAATTGGCATATTCTCTGTTTTCCTGTACAATATCTTAATGGTTGTCCATGATTAGCCTGTGCAGGGGAATGCGTCAATAGAAAAAGAATTTCTTATTCCTGCACAGGAGGACTGATATATCTGTATTTTTCTAATTTTTCCAAATAAAATACATCCCCAAAAAGCCGGATTCCGACCTGCTTTAAAAGCAAGATAAACGGCTTGCTTTTAAAACAGGTCGGAATCTTTCCCAAAGTCGAGGAGGGATTACACTGTGTCGCAATATACTGTTCAGCTGTCACCAAAGGCATTTACCCAGCGCTTGGTTGTACAAAAGAAAAAATTTACCCAGGCAGTGACAACTGCTATGGAGCAACACGATGAAAGCAAAAGGGAAAGACTCCAGCTTATGGTTGTCAGCCTGACTGAATCCCTGACCTTTATTAAACAAGGCTATAAGCAAGAGGTGACCTGTCGTAAGGGTGCCCTCATGGCCCTGAATAAAATGCAGAAGATGCTGGGGCCAGCCCTTTATAAACGGGCCGCAGAAAGCGTGTGTGTCAAGGACAGCACCTTGGACGCGGAGCAAATCCTTGACAAGGTGATCGGCAAGGGAGGAAAGGGTGGAGCCTTTGCCGCCTTTCACAGTGGCCGTCTGGCAGAGTGCCGCATGGATTTTCCCCGGGCAATGGTCCGCTTTGACAAGGCAGTGGAGCTGGATGGCGCTAATCCCCATTATCTTCAGGCAGCCGGTTTGCTGGCCCGCAAAATGTATCAGCATAAAAAATCCCTGATACGCTTTATGGCCCTGGAGAAGCTACTGGTCCGGATGGGCAAAGACTCAGTGGAACTGGCCATAGCCCGCAGAGAGGTTGCCTACAGTGCTGCCCTGTTCAGCCAGCATGCACAGGCTGATGCCTATTATAAAAAGGCTATAGCAAGCCTGACAAAACTCGCTGGCAAAGATCATCCTGAAATGGGGATTTGCTGGTATCAGGTCGGGCTGCTCAAGGAAAGCCAGGGACTTTATGAAGAGGCTGAGGAACCCTATAAAAAGGCGCTGACCATAATGGGTAAGGCTGGTGACGATATAACATTGGCCGGTATCCTGGATAAATTGGCCAGACTCCACATGGAGCTGGAAGGTGAACCCGATGCCATCCCCTTGTTCGAACGCCTTTTAAAGATCAAGAAAAACTCCCCAGCCCCTGACTTGGCCGGAATCATTATCATCTGTAATAATATCGGTGAGGCCTATCGGATCTGTGGCAAGTACGAGGAATCAGAAAAATATTACAAGCAGGCCCTGATTGTGACGCAAAAGTTGCGGGGCAAGGCCCATCCGGCGGTAGGGAGTATCTATCAGGAACTGGCCAAACTCTGTGAACGGCAGCGAAAGCCGGATGAGGTGAAAAAATATAATGAGATGGCAGCTGCAATCTTCCAACGAGTCCTGGAGGAGCAGGAGGCAGCTGCCGGAGGTGATAACGAGGGACGTCTGACCTTATAATGCTTGGTGACTAACCCGGCCTTTCAGACCGGGTTATGTACTCCCTTCGGGGCGCCTCTCACGCACTGGAAAAATTAATCCACGTCCTCCATTGGCTTGCCACAGCAAACCGGCACAGAGTCACCGGGCTTGAGGTGAGAGTACTTATTACAAACCCGGCAAACAACTGTGCATTCTTCCTGCACCTTATCATCGGTATACACGGTCTTTGCAGAAATACCCTCTACGACAAAACGAGCAACATTGCTCTTGGTCGGGATATATTCACCAATAGGTTCCATCCGTTTATTATCCGCAATACAATCCACTAACAGACGCCAGAGAACCTCCATACCAGCAGTTTCCTGCGGGTTTTCCATCGTGAACTCAACAACATTTTTATCGATTGCAATCTTCATGGGACATCTCCTCTGCTGTGGTGAATAGAGCATCCTTCCCGCTCCTCTGAAGCGGGACAACAAAAACATGCACGTTAATCAATCGAATCCGCAGGAGTCACCCGGCATTTTCATACCTTTCATGCTTTCATGCCTTTCATATCAAAGGCGATGATCAGATAACTTCCTCAACCTCTTTACCTTCCCGAATATCAAGCAGGGCCTGACCTACAGTATGCCCCAGCTCTATACATTCTTTCAGGTGCTCGTGCTCCGGTACATACTGCACCTTTAAGCCTTTATGAACCAAGGTGAAGTTCATTTCCTTCATGGCTGTATTCATCAGCTTAACAGCCTCACCGGACCAACCGAATGAACCAAATGCAGCGCCGATCTTATTGGTTGGACGCAACCCGCGCATGTACATCAAAAAACCGGCCATTCTCGGTAACATACCA is drawn from Candidatus Electrothrix aestuarii and contains these coding sequences:
- a CDS encoding ISAzo13 family transposase, coding for MDEKYPNIHKVFLSIIKEHTAGCPMNDDIRWTYLTHHEIVEKLAKKKIFISSPTVADLLKFHGFKKRKMSQCKTIKDVENRDEQFINIERLRNIYTQAGEPVVSVDSKKKEPFGSLYREGEVYSTSSPEVYDHSFASLQTGLSVPHGIFDINKNKACVNIGLSRDTAEFFYDSMVLWWETYGKIEYPDARKLLILCDGGGSNGCRHYVFKEAVQKLANTLGLSIRIAHYPAYCSKYNPIEHRVFPHITRALSGVVLDSVQTVKSLIESRAKTKKGLETYVNIVDKIYETGKKASELFMENMPIVFDQFLPKWNYKAVPVF
- a CDS encoding Eco57I restriction-modification methylase domain-containing protein; this encodes MYQQSLFEPKDNIAGLQAEFLQKKSLDDRKALGQFFTGSVVSEYMASLISKSKSKAKAVRILDAGAGTGILTVSAALRCLDLGYKTVHATLYEVDCEALPNLEQTLMIVQDTFTRQDRLFSFEIRCEDFVLARPDKEPLSRDFDISVINPPYFKCSVTKSPYAKVAADLYHGDPNIYASFMAIVMACMKEGGQMITITPRSFTNGLYFKGFRSYLLTESALDLIHIFKHRDKVFRDSHSAVLQENIICHFIKGKKQKRVTVRSSDCDANINIADEEQYPSELIIDPSNDQRIIRIPESSNEADILRLAETLPTTFERAGYFISTGRVVEHRARKYISEETNLPHSVPLYRPHNVTPLTALWTGNHKKDVSLILDEGHEKHTMKNGTFVLLKRFSSKDEKRRLVSGVHFENAHDCRVIGFGNKINYIGLSEENLTSLEAYGLAAVFNSSFMDKYFRCISGNTQVNATEIRVMRFPTRKQVKEIGKQVQEIKTSINPCEIDAIVDAVLGGNG
- a CDS encoding RsmE family RNA methyltransferase; this translates as MRRFFYDPVVQEEEELVLVTGPEAHHIRNVLRMQVGDSAELFDGRGAVVFGEITRVSAKEVVFQVLSRQDASNDGVSLTLAQAVLKGKKMDLLVQKATELGVHTFLPVITRYCENPGKAGQQLERWQRIMLEACKQCRRPIPMQICAPVALKEIPFPEEGHRIMPWENEAGTPFSALDLGNGQPVLVLIGPEGGFHPDEVAYAEEDRFATVSLGPRILRAETAALAAVVLAQQEMGNLALR
- a CDS encoding DUF1566 domain-containing protein, coding for MRVFFLILCCMFFVATTHATQICKPTSIPASTPDSQLIDNLDGTITDSKTGLMWKQCLEGAEKDNCKTSSPSNFTWQGALQQPGAINAKGGFAGYKDWRLPNIDELHSIVEEQCSDPAINLTRFPNTPSSALWSESLDAGNSGGAWGVIFSNGLSNIYPCGFNYAVRLVRGGQ
- the yajC gene encoding preprotein translocase subunit YajC gives rise to the protein MIGVAYAQGAGAAGPAGGGIAQFIPLILIFIVFYFLLIRPQQKKAKEQQDFLTNLKKGDKVMTGGGVHGQITGLTDSAVTLEITDGVRIKVHRGYIAPIPPVEDKQAAPAKKG
- the tgt gene encoding tRNA guanosine(34) transglycosylase Tgt codes for the protein MPAKNAVLSPYTLLHQSSECPARCGQVQTLHGSFETPIFMPVGTLGTVKAVTPENLEELGAQIILGNTYHLFIRPGHELVRSFGGLHGFMHWDKPILTDSGGFQIFSLKELAKITEEGATFRSHMDGAKLFLSPEKAVEVQEALGSDIMMVLDTCIPYPATYDEAQKATALTARWAKRSRDAQTNTGQLLFGILQGGMYPELRKPAAEELIEIGFDGYAMGGLSVGEPKELMHEMLDASVHLLPDSHPKYLMGVGTPEDLVEGVFRGVDMFDCVMPTRNARNGMLFTSQGRVVIKNSQYREDHRSLDEQCTCYTCRHYSRAYLRHLFQCREILAYQLNSIHNLHYYCTLMADMRQAIAEDRFLDFRRKFYAQRESPQ
- a CDS encoding tetratricopeptide repeat protein yields the protein MSQYTVQLSPKAFTQRLVVQKKKFTQAVTTAMEQHDESKRERLQLMVVSLTESLTFIKQGYKQEVTCRKGALMALNKMQKMLGPALYKRAAESVCVKDSTLDAEQILDKVIGKGGKGGAFAAFHSGRLAECRMDFPRAMVRFDKAVELDGANPHYLQAAGLLARKMYQHKKSLIRFMALEKLLVRMGKDSVELAIARREVAYSAALFSQHAQADAYYKKAIASLTKLAGKDHPEMGICWYQVGLLKESQGLYEEAEEPYKKALTIMGKAGDDITLAGILDKLARLHMELEGEPDAIPLFERLLKIKKNSPAPDLAGIIIICNNIGEAYRICGKYEESEKYYKQALIVTQKLRGKAHPAVGSIYQELAKLCERQRKPDEVKKYNEMAAAIFQRVLEEQEAAAGGDNEGRLTL